In Candidatus Nitronauta litoralis, one DNA window encodes the following:
- a CDS encoding formylglycine-generating enzyme family protein, whose translation MVLFPEGEFLMGSPEDQGLADEHPQHKVYLNAYYLDRFEVSGEDFSKFLKANPKEHPTITGWYDRVPRPGMENRPVIGLSWKRCRNYCKWSGKRLPTEAEWERAAAGLEGRVFPWGNAPPNEKKANFGRCCFIRKGEVLEEVNAYPEGQTPDGIFNMSGNIAEWVLDWYDSSYYKSSPYRNPKGPEAGKYHVVRGGAWNSLPDYMRSRRRYGNNDGQDFYGIGCRCALTKK comes from the coding sequence ATGGTGCTTTTCCCGGAAGGTGAGTTTTTGATGGGGAGTCCAGAGGATCAGGGGCTAGCCGATGAGCACCCTCAACATAAAGTTTACCTGAATGCTTATTATTTAGACCGCTTCGAAGTTTCCGGAGAAGACTTCAGTAAATTTTTAAAAGCCAATCCCAAAGAGCACCCCACCATTACGGGTTGGTATGACCGTGTTCCAAGACCGGGTATGGAAAACCGCCCTGTAATTGGACTATCCTGGAAACGATGCCGCAATTATTGTAAATGGAGTGGGAAACGTCTGCCCACAGAAGCAGAATGGGAACGGGCCGCTGCAGGGCTGGAAGGACGGGTTTTCCCCTGGGGCAATGCTCCCCCCAACGAAAAAAAAGCTAATTTTGGGCGGTGTTGTTTCATCCGAAAAGGCGAAGTATTGGAGGAGGTCAATGCGTATCCGGAGGGTCAAACTCCTGATGGAATTTTCAATATGAGTGGAAATATTGCTGAATGGGTTCTTGATTGGTATGATTCGTCTTACTACAAGTCAAGTCCTTACCGAAACCCCAAAGGACCGGAGGCGGGAAAATATCATGTGGTCCGGGGAGGGGCCTGGAATAGCCTTCCTGATTACATGAGAAGCCGCCGTCGCTATGGGAACAATGACGGCCAGGACTTTTATGGCATTGGATGCCGGTGCGCCCTCACTAAAAAATAA
- the sppA gene encoding signal peptide peptidase SppA, producing the protein MIFNEKNILKIILSILLCAFLAGCSLVKLNFGSSISPLEEKVISGEGDAKVLILNIEGFISNQKKRTLMGSQSDVGMVERVRETLQKATEEEDIQALVLKINTPGGTVTSSDIIYHELKRFKEDRKIPVYAWVVDLAASGGYYIAQAADKILAHPTSITGSIGVITVKVNLQGLMDKVGVDWEVIKSGEKKDFLSPFRAITAEERKLFQETIDHFYKRFVKIIAENRKNLTEDQVKSLADGQVFSSEKALNNNLIDQIAYRDEAIELIKKDLGVDKIKLVTYRRSGEYKSNLYSSISGQPVINLVNLNLNFLPENPGPHFFYLWMP; encoded by the coding sequence ATGATTTTTAATGAAAAAAATATTTTGAAAATAATTTTAAGCATTTTGTTATGCGCATTTCTTGCGGGATGTTCTCTCGTAAAGTTGAATTTTGGCTCTTCAATTTCCCCCCTTGAGGAAAAAGTTATAAGCGGTGAAGGAGATGCAAAAGTCCTTATTCTCAATATTGAGGGGTTTATTTCCAACCAGAAAAAACGCACTTTAATGGGTTCTCAATCCGATGTCGGGATGGTAGAGAGAGTTCGCGAAACCCTCCAAAAAGCGACCGAGGAGGAGGATATCCAGGCGCTCGTTTTAAAAATTAACACACCAGGTGGAACTGTCACTTCAAGCGATATCATCTACCATGAACTAAAAAGATTTAAAGAAGATCGAAAGATTCCCGTTTATGCATGGGTTGTAGATCTGGCAGCATCCGGGGGTTATTATATTGCGCAAGCTGCTGATAAAATACTTGCACACCCTACATCGATAACAGGCAGTATTGGTGTGATAACAGTCAAGGTCAATCTCCAGGGATTAATGGATAAAGTAGGGGTTGATTGGGAAGTCATAAAATCGGGTGAGAAAAAAGATTTCCTTTCACCCTTTAGAGCAATAACGGCTGAAGAGCGAAAACTGTTTCAGGAAACAATCGACCATTTTTACAAACGCTTTGTAAAAATTATCGCGGAAAACAGGAAAAACCTGACTGAAGATCAGGTCAAATCTCTGGCAGACGGGCAAGTTTTTTCTTCGGAAAAAGCACTAAATAATAACTTAATAGACCAAATAGCTTACCGCGATGAAGCCATTGAATTAATAAAAAAAGATTTAGGTGTAGATAAAATTAAATTGGTGACTTACCGGCGGTCTGGTGAATACAAATCAAACTTGTATTCGTCAATTTCAGGTCAACCGGTAATCAATCTTGTAAATCTGAACCTGAACTTTTTACCAGAAAATCCTGGCCCCCATTTTTTCTATCTCTGGATGCCATAA